From one Eucalyptus grandis isolate ANBG69807.140 chromosome 9, ASM1654582v1, whole genome shotgun sequence genomic stretch:
- the LOC104417763 gene encoding LOW QUALITY PROTEIN: tryptamine 5-hydroxylase (The sequence of the model RefSeq protein was modified relative to this genomic sequence to represent the inferred CDS: deleted 9 bases in 5 codons; substituted 3 bases at 3 genomic stop codons): MDCDGLATHMLSLSFVFLFTILIYIKRPCKPRHGDVSRSQPQHPPSPSPRLPLIGHLHLLSDMPHHTLANLARQLGPIFHVQLGQVPTIVISSTKLVRLVLKTHDHVFANRPQLIAARYLSFGCSDITFSSYGPYWRQARKICVTELLSSKRVGSFQLVREEEMARLLGALRSLSGSEVNMSKIFFGLANDVLCRVAFGKRFITEGSEEERRHLMXVLTETQDLLAGFSVGIFSKVGMVNWVTGFERRLQNNLVSLRGVCDEIIGDHVKKRERRIMGFDADDDRDDLLDVLMRVQQKDLEVPITDDNLKALVLDMFVAGTDTTSGNLEWTMTELARNPRVMKKAQEEVAEAHPLVTSLGRDISTSYITXKAVIKETMRLHPPVPLLVPRESMEVCVLDGYEIPARTRVLINAYALGRDSESWDRPLEFRPERFKGSDIDVKDQDFRFLPFGGGRRGCPGFALGXQIVETSLAKLLYHFNWALPPGVKEHDVDLSEIFGLATRKKTPLVLVPTVRQRQEF, translated from the exons ATGGACTGCGATGGACTCGCAACccatatgctctctctctcgttcGTCTTCCTCTTCACCATCCTCATCTACATCAAACGTCCATGCAAGCCCCGCCACGGCGACGTCTCACGCTCCCAACCTCAGCACccaccgtcgccgtcgccacgGCTGCCTCTCATAGgtcacctccacctcctcagCGACATGCCCCACCACACCCTGGCGAACCTCGCCCGTCAACTCGGCCCCATCTTCCACGTCCAACTCGGCCAAGTCCCCACCATTGTCATCTCCTCAACGAAACTGGTGAGACTCGTGCTCAAGACCCATGACCATGTCTTTGCAAACCGCCCCCAGCTCATCGCTGCTCGGTACCTCTCCTTCGGCTGCTCCGATATCACCTTCTCCTCCTACGGCCCATACTGGCGCCAGGCGAGGAAAATATGCGTGACCGAGCTGCTCAGCTCGAAAAGGGTGGGTTCCTTCCAACTCGTGCGTGAAGAGGAAATGGCTCGTTTACTCGGTGCACTGCGATCTCTCTCGGGATCGGAGGTCAACATGAGCAAGATATTCTTCGGGCTGGCAAATGACGTGCTATGCAGAGTGGCGTTCGGGAAGCGGTTCATCACGGAGGGTTCTGAAGAGGAGAGAAGA CATTTGATGTGAGTTTTGACTGAGACTCAAGATTTGCTTGCTGGGTTCAGTGTGGGGATTTTTTCCAAGGTGGGAATGGTGAACTGGGTCACTGGTTTCGAGAGGAGGTTGCAGAACAACTTGGTGAGCTTGAGAGGCGTTTGTGATGAGATTATCGGAGACCatgtgaagaagagagagagaaggatcaTGGGTTTCGATGCTGATGATGACAGGGATGATCTACTAGATGTGTTGATGAGGGTACAACAGAAGGACTTGGAAGTGCCCATCACAGATGATAATCTCAAGGCTCTAGTCCTG GACATGTTTGTAGCTGGAACTGATACAACCAGCGGCAAC CTAGAATGGACCATGACAGAGCTAGCCAGAAACCCTAGAGTAATGAAGAAGGCACAAGAAGAAGTTGCAGAAGCGCACCCACTAGTGACAAGCTTGGGGAGAGACATCTCCACGAGCTACATTACTTAAAAAGCTGTGATCAAGGAAACTATGCGT CTACACCCACCAGTTCCACTGCTGGTCCCACGGGAATCCATGGAAGTG TGTGTGCTCGACGGCTATGAAATACCTGCAAGAACTAGGGTGCTGATAAATGCTTATGCTCTCGGGAGAGACAGTGAGTCATGGGACCGACCCCTAGAGTTCAGACCCGAGAGGTTCAAGGGTAGTGACATTGATGTGAAGGACCAGGATTTCAGGTTTCTACCCTTTGGGGGAGGACGAAGAGGCTGCCCTGGGTTTGCC TTGGGTTAACAAATCGTCGAGACTTCATTGGCTAAACTCCTGTATCATTTTAATTGGGCATTGCCACCAGGCGTTAAAGAGCACGATGTGGACTTAAGCGAGATCTTTGGCCTGGCTACGAGGAAGAAGACACCGCTTGTTCTTGTCCCGACTGTCCGACAACGTCAGGAGTTCTAG
- the LOC120288256 gene encoding uncharacterized mitochondrial protein AtMg00240-like, whose amino-acid sequence MTPPRRSGRTIRPPTWTKDYIYATHSPGLSGCRPAVIPIEQNTKLTTSEYDRSVSQNDDPILKDPSGYQRLVGKLIYLTMTRPDISYAVQTLSQFMHSPKRSHLEAALKVVKYLKRCPGLGILLSKQCDMKMRASCDADYATCPTSRRSILWILFASN is encoded by the exons ATGACTCCTCCAAGGCGTTCTGGTCGCACCATACGACCTCCTACCTGGACTAAAGACTATATCTATGCAACTCATTCTCCAG GCCTATCAGGATGCAGACCAGCTGTGATTCCTATTGAGCAAAACACTAAGTTGACTACTTCAGAATATGATAGGAGTGTATCACAAAATGATGATCCCATACTCAAAGATCCATCAGGTTATCAAAGACTTGTCGGGAAGCTCATATACCTGACCATGACTAGACCTGACATCTCTTATGCAGTACAGACCCTTAGTCAGTTCATGCACAGTCCAAAGCGATCTCATTTGGAAGCTGCATTGAAGGTTGTGAAGTACTTGAAAAGGTGTCCAGGACTTGGAATTCTTTTGTCCAAACAATGTGACATGAAGATGAGAGCATCTTGTGATGCTGATTATGCTACATGTCCTACTAGTCGAAGATCGATCCTTTGGATACTTTTTGCATCAAATTAG